A single window of Thalassoroseus pseudoceratinae DNA harbors:
- a CDS encoding DUF420 domain-containing protein — protein MDVPEWVNSLPTVNASLNGLATVLLAVGYVLIRSGRVTAHKWTMLGSFAVSIVFLGCYLVYHYYIGSKKFAGTGAVRTVYLLILVTHIILAAAVPFLASITIYRGLMGQWEKHRRIARITWPIWMYVSVTGVIIYFMLYHWYGTLP, from the coding sequence GTGGACGTGCCTGAGTGGGTCAATTCCCTGCCGACCGTCAACGCCAGCCTGAATGGCTTGGCGACCGTGCTGCTTGCGGTCGGTTACGTACTGATTCGAAGTGGACGAGTGACGGCTCACAAGTGGACAATGCTCGGGTCGTTTGCCGTCTCGATTGTGTTCCTCGGGTGTTATCTGGTTTACCACTATTACATCGGTTCCAAGAAGTTCGCCGGGACCGGAGCGGTACGAACTGTCTATCTTTTGATTTTAGTCACGCACATCATTTTGGCGGCCGCGGTTCCGTTTCTTGCGAGCATCACGATCTATCGCGGACTCATGGGCCAATGGGAGAAACACCGCCGGATTGCAAGAATCACTTGGCCAATTTGGATGTATGTCTCGGTGACGGGTGTGATCATCTACTTTATGTTGTATCATTGGTACGGTACGTTGCCGTGA
- a CDS encoding SCO family protein, whose protein sequence is MQTDQSLEQSTTQPDSPQSNSAAPQRFWFKIVSWVLLLTSGTFLGWVVAESARRNRERVNPLDVLNDRQPETPSELIWPEEGVADFSLIDQDGNTVTRDDLLGTPWAVGFVFTRCAGQCLNLTAGLKDMQDQLKDTDVRLVSLSVDPKFDTPEVLKNYATNFGADPEKWLHLTGDQDEIYSLIQKSFLMPVHEETGENRKPGFEVLHSPNLLHVDARGRVVGKFNGLVEDERNELVSALKAEAEKIANSGPIITGPVRLPGVGSFELTERSGRTITEKDLHGQPWAVCFVFTRCAGPCLNITAKMAQLQERVADDDVRLVTITVDPTYDKPKVLQNYADNFGADPEKWLFLTGDKSYVYPLLRSAFRQGVVEHTGEARQPGYEVFHTTDVLHIDAEGNIVKRYNGASDSEMMELAFALRDEAERLRHSPVQPKTSGPAIAEEP, encoded by the coding sequence ATGCAGACAGATCAAAGTTTAGAACAAAGCACCACTCAACCCGACTCGCCCCAATCGAATTCCGCTGCACCGCAACGGTTTTGGTTTAAGATCGTGTCGTGGGTTCTGTTGCTGACCAGCGGTACATTTCTGGGGTGGGTTGTTGCAGAGTCGGCACGGCGAAATCGAGAACGGGTCAATCCGTTGGATGTCCTAAACGACAGACAACCGGAAACACCATCCGAATTGATTTGGCCCGAGGAGGGGGTTGCGGATTTCTCGTTGATCGATCAGGACGGGAATACGGTCACGCGTGACGATTTGCTCGGAACGCCGTGGGCCGTTGGTTTTGTCTTTACGCGGTGTGCCGGGCAATGTCTGAACTTGACGGCGGGCTTGAAGGACATGCAAGACCAACTCAAAGATACCGACGTTCGACTCGTTTCTCTGTCCGTCGATCCCAAGTTCGACACACCGGAAGTCCTCAAGAATTACGCCACCAACTTCGGGGCCGATCCAGAAAAGTGGTTGCACCTGACCGGCGATCAAGACGAGATCTATTCGCTGATTCAAAAGAGCTTTCTGATGCCGGTGCACGAAGAAACCGGCGAAAACCGCAAACCGGGTTTCGAGGTGTTGCACTCGCCCAACTTGCTGCATGTTGATGCCCGGGGGCGTGTCGTCGGGAAATTCAACGGATTGGTAGAAGACGAACGGAACGAACTTGTCAGCGCGTTGAAAGCCGAGGCCGAGAAAATCGCGAATTCGGGACCGATCATCACGGGACCGGTCCGACTGCCGGGGGTTGGTTCATTTGAACTCACCGAACGAAGCGGTCGTACCATTACCGAGAAAGACTTGCACGGCCAACCGTGGGCGGTTTGTTTCGTGTTTACACGCTGTGCCGGACCGTGCCTGAACATCACCGCAAAGATGGCTCAGTTGCAGGAACGGGTTGCCGATGATGACGTTCGACTCGTGACGATCACTGTCGATCCGACATACGACAAACCGAAGGTTCTGCAAAATTACGCGGACAACTTCGGTGCCGATCCGGAGAAGTGGTTGTTCCTCACCGGTGACAAATCCTATGTGTACCCGCTGCTGCGAAGTGCATTCCGACAAGGCGTTGTGGAACATACCGGGGAAGCCCGTCAACCCGGCTATGAAGTGTTCCATACCACCGACGTATTACACATCGACGCCGAGGGGAACATCGTCAAACGGTACAACGGTGCGAGTGACTCCGAAATGATGGAACTCGCCTTCGCCCTGCGAGACGAAGCCGAACGATTGCGTCACTCGCCGGTGCAACCGAAAACCTCCGGCCCCGCGATCGCCGAAGAACCCTAA
- a CDS encoding ABC transporter permease, with amino-acid sequence MSATSVIDTEKENPPTAKSSTWVATGTLVRRELVRFLRQRSRVVGALGQPIIFWILFGAGLQGSFKTPSWVPDGATLSYQEYFLPGIIALILLNTAIFSTVSIIEDRREGFLQGVLVSPAPRLAIVLGKLIGGTLLAVGQVLIFLALGPLIAWIGLAPAIPWLHSFPQALAVLCFLTTMALSMTALGYIVVWPMSSTQGFHAIMMIFLTPMWLLSGAFFPGDGSVWLSWIIRLNPMTYGVAGLRRLMSPHLDLAVTPTMPGMPLSVAVSIAFGLVCVGAAVVQTHSRNSRNVQ; translated from the coding sequence ATGAGTGCGACATCTGTTATCGACACCGAAAAAGAAAACCCGCCAACGGCGAAGTCTTCCACTTGGGTGGCGACGGGCACGTTGGTCCGCCGGGAATTGGTCCGGTTTCTGAGGCAACGATCGCGTGTGGTCGGGGCGTTGGGACAGCCAATCATCTTTTGGATTTTGTTCGGTGCGGGTCTACAAGGATCGTTCAAAACTCCAAGTTGGGTGCCCGACGGAGCAACACTTTCTTACCAGGAATATTTTCTGCCGGGCATCATTGCTTTGATCCTTCTCAATACCGCGATTTTTTCGACGGTCTCGATCATTGAAGATCGACGCGAAGGGTTCTTGCAAGGAGTGTTGGTTTCACCGGCCCCCCGGTTGGCCATTGTCCTGGGCAAGTTGATCGGTGGAACACTGCTTGCGGTTGGGCAGGTGCTGATTTTTCTGGCATTGGGGCCATTGATCGCATGGATCGGACTCGCACCGGCAATCCCGTGGTTACACAGTTTTCCGCAAGCGTTGGCGGTTCTGTGTTTTCTTACCACGATGGCACTTTCGATGACGGCTCTGGGCTATATCGTGGTTTGGCCGATGAGTAGCACGCAGGGCTTCCATGCGATCATGATGATTTTTCTGACGCCGATGTGGTTGCTGTCCGGTGCGTTTTTTCCCGGCGATGGCTCCGTCTGGTTGAGTTGGATCATCCGTCTGAACCCGATGACGTATGGTGTCGCGGGGTTGCGAAGATTGATGTCGCCCCATCTGGATTTGGCTGTCACCCCCACAATGCCGGGAATGCCGCTAAGTGTCGCGGTATCAATCGCGTTCGGTTTGGTTTGCGTTGGGGCGGCGGTGGTGCAAACGCATAGCCGGAACTCGCGGAACGTGCAATAA
- a CDS encoding ABC transporter ATP-binding protein, which translates to MSVPNSIISVEGLGFRYPNTDSTALDDVSFAVAEGEIFGLLGPNGSGKTTLFRMLSTLLPFSAGQGTVCGFDLASQTNQIRRAIGVTFQSPSLDIQLTVAENLVHQARLYGLNRQATRNRVDELLERMRLTDRRRDLVSTLSGGLKRRVEIAKGLIHKPRVLLLDEPSTGLDPGARQDLWRYLSELASGSSLTILATTHLMDEAEQCDRLAILNQGQLVAIGSPDELRASIGGDCLTIECEHPERLASSLRERFEIDSQVLTDSLRISSDGGPQLFQTIMDGCRDEITSVTYGKPTLEDVFISRTGHRFWEGGQTS; encoded by the coding sequence GTGTCCGTCCCCAATTCCATTATCTCGGTTGAAGGGCTTGGTTTTCGCTACCCGAACACCGATTCGACCGCACTCGATGACGTTTCCTTTGCGGTCGCGGAGGGCGAGATTTTCGGTCTGCTCGGACCGAACGGTAGCGGAAAAACAACGCTCTTTCGGATGCTCTCCACACTGCTCCCCTTTTCCGCAGGGCAGGGTACTGTTTGCGGGTTCGATCTCGCGTCACAGACGAACCAAATTCGCAGAGCGATCGGCGTAACGTTTCAATCGCCGAGTTTGGACATCCAACTCACGGTGGCGGAAAACCTCGTTCATCAAGCCAGACTCTACGGACTCAATCGTCAGGCGACTCGGAATCGGGTCGACGAACTCTTAGAACGAATGCGATTGACCGATCGACGACGTGATCTCGTTTCCACATTGTCTGGGGGTTTGAAACGCCGCGTGGAGATTGCCAAAGGACTGATACACAAGCCGCGTGTGCTCTTGTTGGATGAACCAAGTACGGGTCTCGACCCCGGTGCTCGGCAGGATCTTTGGCGGTACTTGTCCGAGTTGGCGAGCGGCTCGTCACTCACCATTTTGGCGACGACTCATCTCATGGACGAAGCCGAACAGTGTGACCGGTTGGCAATTCTCAATCAGGGGCAATTGGTTGCAATCGGTTCGCCCGACGAGTTGCGGGCCTCAATCGGTGGTGACTGCCTGACAATCGAATGCGAACACCCGGAACGTCTCGCCAGTTCGCTGCGTGAGCGTTTCGAGATCGATTCCCAAGTGCTAACCGATTCCCTACGGATTTCGTCAGACGGTGGGCCACAGTTGTTCCAAACCATCATGGATGGTTGTCGAGATGAAATCACCAGCGTGACTTACGGCAAACCGACGCTCGAAGACGTATTTATCAGCCGAACGGGGCATCGGTTTTGGGAAGGAGGTCAAACCTCCTGA
- a CDS encoding cytochrome C oxidase subunit IV family protein encodes MANTQSGHKVHYGLIFFFLCICTALSWIADEAKQNGWLQNWVLIAVIVLAIAVAKAMFVLTYFMHLKFEGKWKFILLAPTTVLAIGLPLALLPDIGLHYYTNVAPQIQDAAGETPEPTTELESSEQH; translated from the coding sequence ATGGCTAATACACAATCAGGTCACAAAGTTCACTACGGCTTGATCTTCTTCTTCTTGTGCATTTGCACGGCGTTGTCCTGGATTGCGGATGAGGCCAAGCAAAACGGCTGGCTGCAAAACTGGGTTTTGATCGCCGTCATCGTGCTCGCCATTGCCGTGGCGAAAGCCATGTTCGTGCTGACCTACTTCATGCACCTGAAGTTTGAAGGCAAATGGAAATTCATTTTGCTGGCCCCCACGACAGTCCTCGCCATTGGCTTGCCGTTGGCTCTGTTGCCGGACATCGGTCTGCACTACTACACGAACGTGGCCCCGCAAATCCAAGATGCCGCCGGCGAGACTCCAGAACCAACAACCGAACTCGAATCGTCCGAGCAGCACTGA
- a CDS encoding cytochrome c oxidase subunit 3 encodes MADTTAHHTPSPSPLKMGIPIPNSKLGMWLFLGTEIMFFTAFIGTYIVLRIGSPNWPTDPNVTHIKVFWGGLNTFVLIFSSYLVVLAHEAMVERDYGKAWKRLLIVFICACVFLGIKSYEYYGKFDHDILPGHIAETDEQALLKVVSEARSALDARTNELLPDGAIYDRLEKEGLTPTQIDTRIAKAALLDASNKRKDLAQERGQIESLREEIKVFEGREADLSDEELSEYQLKREVLEESESREPEIRHLLAFAEEVRVLELHVQENVSLAVPLGTEDVALVTKDGKRVVGQLDPSNEADSDVIKVITKDGETVEVPQADISEEQSAGLAPAITLAEVTERLHNLRNFGLVSYGDGEGEPKQVVGALQLPGEQDSHGHGTESAEHEEAEEHAKANIVRIVKGEGGLPLQSQQDVIEFPEEEYSEVSVDRWYGPMMEHVHDPHPIVYGNLFASMYFLMTGFHAIHVIVGMILFGAVLLQGSRLNGAWTDWVENSGLYWHFVDLVWIFLFPLLYIV; translated from the coding sequence ATGGCTGACACCACCGCTCATCACACGCCGTCCCCATCGCCGCTCAAGATGGGCATTCCGATTCCAAATTCCAAGCTGGGGATGTGGCTGTTCCTCGGTACGGAGATCATGTTTTTCACGGCGTTCATCGGGACGTACATCGTGTTGCGAATCGGGTCGCCAAACTGGCCGACTGATCCGAATGTGACGCACATCAAAGTGTTCTGGGGTGGTTTAAACACCTTCGTGTTGATCTTTTCCAGCTACCTGGTCGTGTTGGCTCATGAAGCTATGGTCGAGCGGGACTATGGGAAAGCCTGGAAACGGTTGCTGATCGTCTTTATCTGCGCTTGCGTGTTCCTCGGCATTAAGAGCTATGAATATTACGGGAAATTCGACCACGATATTCTTCCCGGTCATATCGCAGAAACCGATGAACAAGCTCTCTTGAAAGTTGTCTCCGAAGCACGATCCGCACTCGATGCTCGCACGAACGAACTGCTGCCAGATGGTGCCATCTACGATCGGCTGGAAAAAGAAGGTTTAACGCCGACGCAAATTGATACGCGAATTGCCAAGGCCGCTTTGCTCGATGCCAGCAACAAACGCAAAGACCTCGCCCAAGAACGGGGCCAGATTGAATCTCTTCGCGAGGAAATCAAGGTCTTCGAAGGTCGAGAAGCCGACCTTTCAGATGAAGAACTCAGCGAATACCAATTGAAACGAGAAGTTCTCGAGGAATCGGAATCGCGGGAGCCGGAGATTCGGCACTTGCTCGCGTTTGCCGAGGAAGTTCGTGTGCTCGAACTTCACGTTCAAGAGAATGTCTCGCTAGCCGTGCCGTTGGGAACGGAAGACGTCGCGTTGGTGACGAAAGACGGTAAACGTGTTGTGGGGCAACTCGATCCAAGCAACGAAGCCGATTCTGATGTCATCAAGGTCATCACCAAAGACGGCGAAACGGTGGAAGTTCCTCAAGCGGACATTTCGGAAGAGCAATCTGCCGGGCTGGCACCGGCCATTACTTTAGCGGAAGTCACGGAGCGTCTGCACAACTTACGCAACTTTGGGTTGGTCTCATACGGCGACGGCGAAGGCGAACCCAAGCAAGTTGTGGGAGCGTTGCAACTGCCCGGTGAGCAAGACAGCCACGGACACGGAACCGAATCCGCAGAACATGAAGAAGCCGAAGAGCACGCCAAAGCCAACATCGTTCGCATCGTGAAGGGTGAGGGCGGGCTTCCATTGCAAAGTCAGCAGGATGTCATTGAATTCCCCGAAGAGGAATACAGCGAAGTTTCCGTGGACCGCTGGTATGGCCCGATGATGGAGCACGTGCACGATCCGCATCCGATTGTTTATGGTAATCTGTTTGCCTCGATGTACTTTCTGATGACCGGTTTTCACGCGATTCACGTGATTGTTGGAATGATCCTCTTCGGGGCTGTATTGCTTCAAGGGTCTCGATTGAATGGGGCGTGGACGGACTGGGTCGAGAACAGTGGCCTGTACTGGCACTTCGTTGACCTCGTGTGGATTTTCCTCTTCCCGCTGCTGTATATTGTCTGA
- the cyoE gene encoding heme o synthase, producing MSTWNREATATPTSTGHSVDSVVIVSPLKPPKWSAQPISLARLADYLELTKPKIAVLALATVTFGYVLASGTTIDRAGLMHALIGITLVAVSSSVLNQLIERDTDRRMDRTRNRPMVTGRVTAIEGLVFGLATGMMGTLYLSVFVNLQTAILGVFTLLTYVALYTPMKRTSSFCTTIGAVPGALPPVLGWSAAGGSLDAGAAALFAILFFWQFPHFLAIGWLYRTQYERAGLKMLPSCWANRNLTGALAVLYALALLPVSLLPSVFDMAGSAYFAGAIVLGMGYLICAVLFMANETRSSARRLLWSSLLYLPLLLTILTWDHFQLLR from the coding sequence GTGAGTACGTGGAATCGTGAAGCAACAGCGACTCCCACATCGACCGGTCATTCGGTCGATTCAGTCGTGATTGTTTCGCCACTCAAACCGCCGAAATGGTCGGCACAGCCAATCTCGTTGGCACGGTTGGCCGACTATCTTGAACTAACCAAGCCCAAGATCGCTGTCTTGGCATTGGCGACGGTCACGTTCGGATATGTTCTCGCGAGTGGAACGACAATCGATCGCGCCGGCCTCATGCATGCGTTGATCGGCATCACCCTTGTCGCCGTGTCGTCGAGTGTGCTCAATCAACTGATCGAACGTGATACCGATCGGCGAATGGACCGTACCCGCAACCGTCCGATGGTGACAGGTCGCGTGACGGCGATCGAAGGTTTGGTGTTCGGTCTCGCAACTGGAATGATGGGGACGCTGTATCTGTCCGTGTTTGTGAACTTGCAAACCGCGATTCTCGGCGTCTTCACATTGCTGACTTATGTGGCCCTCTACACCCCGATGAAACGCACAAGCTCCTTCTGTACCACCATCGGGGCAGTTCCGGGCGCGTTGCCGCCAGTCCTGGGATGGAGTGCCGCAGGTGGTTCACTTGATGCAGGTGCCGCAGCACTTTTCGCCATCCTGTTTTTTTGGCAGTTTCCGCACTTCCTCGCGATCGGGTGGCTGTACCGCACTCAGTACGAACGGGCGGGCCTGAAGATGCTGCCATCCTGTTGGGCGAATCGTAACCTGACAGGTGCTCTCGCTGTCCTTTATGCATTGGCCTTGTTGCCAGTTAGCTTGTTGCCATCCGTTTTCGATATGGCTGGCTCGGCGTACTTCGCGGGAGCCATCGTGCTGGGAATGGGCTATCTCATTTGTGCAGTCCTGTTCATGGCCAATGAAACTCGGTCCTCGGCTCGACGGTTGTTGTGGTCGTCGTTGTTATATCTTCCATTGCTGTTGACGATTTTGACTTGGGACCATTTCCAACTGCTACGTTGA
- a CDS encoding COX15/CtaA family protein, with the protein MNSADYRPLVHRYAMLMCGIALLPLIMGALTTTLKAGLAFPDWPTSDGQFMLTYPWFHDWVRGATEKFCEHGHRLAGALIGFVSIGFVYVTWRYERRRWIRGIAVAVLLSVIFQGLLGGGRVELRATTLAMIHSICGALVFASIAVVAVMTSRSWWSVSEELEQVTSPVSELWQQLDRLRIFATITPIFLVAQYLLGGWLRHFGGGLYEHIGGAVIAWLCLVVTAVIAIRTQVPWIRRAGWTFAIMGSLQVFLGLGAFVVRFGFAPLGYVAQMQSSFQVAVRTAHAVIGMALLASSLVVLVRCLRVRYILREQLGSVTKSDSKHLPSNRPVVPAYAEGGSR; encoded by the coding sequence ATGAACTCCGCCGACTATCGCCCTCTTGTCCATCGATATGCCATGTTGATGTGCGGCATTGCTTTGCTGCCGTTGATCATGGGGGCGTTGACGACCACACTGAAAGCCGGTTTGGCTTTCCCGGATTGGCCCACCTCGGATGGCCAATTCATGCTGACCTACCCGTGGTTTCACGACTGGGTTCGCGGGGCGACCGAAAAGTTCTGCGAGCATGGCCACCGGTTGGCGGGAGCACTGATCGGCTTTGTCAGTATCGGTTTCGTTTACGTGACGTGGCGGTACGAACGGCGTCGCTGGATTCGCGGCATCGCGGTCGCTGTGCTTCTTTCGGTCATCTTCCAAGGATTGCTTGGCGGCGGACGAGTTGAACTTCGTGCCACGACTTTGGCAATGATCCACTCCATTTGTGGCGCGTTGGTCTTCGCGAGCATTGCAGTGGTCGCGGTGATGACGAGTCGATCTTGGTGGTCAGTTTCTGAAGAACTGGAACAAGTGACATCGCCGGTTTCCGAACTCTGGCAACAACTCGACCGGTTGCGTATTTTCGCGACGATCACGCCGATTTTCCTGGTGGCTCAGTACCTATTGGGTGGCTGGTTGCGACATTTTGGCGGCGGATTGTATGAACACATCGGCGGAGCTGTGATTGCTTGGTTGTGTCTTGTTGTGACCGCTGTCATTGCCATTCGAACGCAAGTTCCGTGGATTCGACGAGCAGGTTGGACATTCGCGATCATGGGGAGCTTGCAAGTTTTCCTCGGATTGGGAGCCTTTGTCGTCCGCTTTGGATTCGCGCCGCTGGGATATGTCGCTCAAATGCAATCATCTTTCCAAGTCGCAGTGCGAACAGCCCACGCCGTTATCGGGATGGCTCTACTGGCGAGTTCACTCGTTGTCCTCGTTCGATGCCTGCGAGTTCGCTACATTCTCAGAGAACAACTTGGATCCGTGACGAAAAGTGACTCAAAACATTTGCCATCAAACCGGCCTGTTGTGCCGGCGTATGCAGAAGGGGGCTCTCGGTGA
- a CDS encoding cytochrome c oxidase subunit I, with translation MSTINHPVSSHDLHHAHHDPGFVRKYIFSTDHKIIGIQFLITTLIMLMFGGALALAVRWQLAFPWSYVPILGNMIEQFALQGGQMSPEFYTMLFTMHASVMIFLVIIPVLAGAFGNFLIPLMIGADDMAFPVLNMLSYWFMWPAIFCFTMATGLGAGLNGVEGATAGAAAGWTSYPVLSAIQAAAPGSGAAQNWWLLGLTLVGVSSMMGSVNYMTTIINMRAPGMTLFRMPLTIWAMFITAILQAFALPVLTAAGFMQLSDRVFGTTFFIPGGLDINNTDPSVGGGQPLLWQHLFWFYSHPAVYIMLLPAMGMVSDMLAATCRKPIFGYKPMVYSLAAIAGLGFIVWGHHMFTSGMNPALGMTFMVSTMMIALPSAIKVFNWIGTIWGGRPVFNTIFLNCVAFISMFIVGGLSGIFMAAVPVDVYFHDTYFIVAHFHYVLFGATLFGVFAGIHFWFPKMFGRTMNDTVGKMHFVLTFIGFNCTFFPMHLLGISGLPRRYADPYIHPYLEHLLNMNQFMTISAMLMGVAQFLLLGNFFYSMFFGKKCGRNPWNANGLEWTAPSPPGHGNFDIPPICYRGPYEYSSPLVPDQDYLPQTHRLTSVPNPNPTTAT, from the coding sequence GTGAGTACGATCAACCATCCTGTCTCGTCACATGATTTGCATCATGCCCATCATGACCCTGGTTTCGTGCGGAAGTACATCTTCTCCACCGACCACAAAATCATCGGCATTCAGTTCCTGATCACCACGCTCATCATGCTGATGTTCGGTGGGGCGTTGGCACTTGCGGTCCGCTGGCAACTGGCGTTTCCTTGGTCTTACGTGCCGATTCTCGGCAACATGATCGAACAGTTCGCACTCCAAGGCGGTCAAATGTCGCCGGAGTTCTACACGATGCTGTTCACGATGCATGCCTCGGTGATGATCTTCCTGGTCATCATTCCAGTTCTGGCGGGGGCGTTTGGAAACTTTTTGATTCCCCTGATGATCGGGGCCGACGACATGGCCTTTCCGGTCTTGAACATGCTCAGCTACTGGTTCATGTGGCCCGCGATTTTCTGTTTCACGATGGCCACCGGTTTGGGAGCCGGACTGAACGGTGTCGAAGGCGCGACTGCCGGTGCCGCAGCGGGTTGGACGAGTTATCCAGTTCTCTCGGCAATCCAAGCGGCAGCACCGGGTTCGGGAGCTGCTCAAAACTGGTGGTTGCTTGGACTGACATTGGTCGGGGTTTCCTCGATGATGGGGTCCGTCAATTACATGACGACAATCATCAACATGCGTGCCCCTGGTATGACATTGTTCCGAATGCCACTCACCATTTGGGCCATGTTTATCACGGCGATTCTCCAAGCCTTTGCCTTGCCGGTGCTGACTGCCGCCGGTTTCATGCAACTGAGTGACCGTGTTTTCGGCACGACATTCTTTATCCCAGGCGGTTTGGATATCAACAACACCGATCCGAGTGTCGGCGGTGGCCAACCCCTACTGTGGCAACACCTGTTTTGGTTCTATTCACACCCAGCTGTGTACATCATGCTTCTGCCAGCGATGGGCATGGTGTCTGACATGCTTGCAGCAACCTGCCGAAAGCCGATTTTCGGTTACAAACCGATGGTTTACTCGTTGGCTGCGATCGCGGGTCTTGGTTTCATCGTGTGGGGACACCACATGTTTACCAGTGGTATGAATCCCGCGCTCGGCATGACGTTCATGGTCTCCACTATGATGATTGCACTCCCATCAGCCATTAAAGTGTTCAACTGGATCGGAACGATCTGGGGGGGGCGGCCTGTCTTCAACACGATCTTCCTGAACTGTGTGGCGTTCATTTCGATGTTTATCGTCGGTGGACTCTCCGGCATCTTCATGGCAGCGGTGCCCGTCGATGTCTACTTCCACGACACTTACTTCATTGTGGCTCACTTCCACTATGTGTTGTTCGGGGCCACCTTGTTCGGAGTGTTTGCCGGTATTCATTTCTGGTTCCCGAAAATGTTCGGGCGGACGATGAACGACACCGTCGGCAAGATGCACTTCGTATTAACGTTCATCGGCTTCAATTGCACCTTCTTTCCGATGCACTTGCTCGGTATTTCCGGGCTGCCACGACGGTACGCTGATCCGTACATCCACCCATACCTCGAGCATCTTTTGAACATGAATCAGTTCATGACGATCTCGGCGATGCTTATGGGGGTTGCTCAGTTCTTGCTGTTAGGCAACTTCTTCTATTCGATGTTCTTCGGGAAGAAATGCGGACGAAACCCGTGGAATGCGAACGGTCTGGAATGGACCGCACCATCGCCACCCGGGCACGGCAACTTCGATATCCCGCCAATTTGTTATCGTGGACCGTATGAGTACTCCTCGCCATTGGTTCCCGATCAGGATTACTTGCCGCAAACGCACCGCTTAACCTCTGTGCCAAATCCGAATCCGACCACTGCGACATGA
- a CDS encoding cytochrome c oxidase subunit II, with the protein MKRLWVAFFMFWPLLAVVVCWFAADMNWWLPRHDGTIGGAEGVTTAFSPIGQRIDDLFHLILIITSVVFVGTHIALGYVVWGGAKNVDEGRKSVFTHGSHNLEVMWTIIPAGVLLFIALYQMDTWAEYRVKSTYPEKALRTPIAEITARQFEWRIRYPAPGREFASDAEVDQWLMGPQPGDLYSVNELHVPTNRPVIVHLRSMDVQHSFFVPKLRVKQDAVPGSIIPIKFEVTKPGEYELLCAELCGWGHYKMGAKLIGRNTQGHAAAIEKMRHDQEYDGITQPADSVVDQTESTTRMARTN; encoded by the coding sequence GTGAAACGACTTTGGGTTGCCTTTTTTATGTTCTGGCCGTTGTTGGCCGTTGTCGTCTGTTGGTTCGCCGCTGACATGAATTGGTGGCTGCCCCGACACGATGGGACAATCGGTGGCGCGGAAGGTGTCACGACCGCATTCAGCCCGATCGGCCAACGAATCGACGACTTGTTCCACCTGATTCTCATCATCACCTCCGTTGTCTTCGTCGGTACCCATATTGCGTTGGGATACGTGGTTTGGGGCGGAGCGAAGAACGTTGATGAAGGTCGAAAGTCGGTCTTTACCCACGGAAGCCACAACCTGGAAGTGATGTGGACAATCATTCCGGCCGGAGTTCTGCTATTCATCGCCTTGTATCAAATGGATACTTGGGCCGAATATCGGGTGAAGAGTACCTATCCGGAGAAAGCCCTGAGAACACCAATTGCCGAGATCACCGCTCGGCAGTTTGAGTGGCGGATTCGGTATCCTGCCCCTGGTCGAGAATTTGCCAGCGATGCGGAGGTCGACCAATGGTTGATGGGTCCGCAACCGGGTGACTTGTACTCGGTCAACGAATTGCACGTGCCCACCAACCGTCCTGTGATCGTCCATTTACGATCGATGGACGTGCAGCATTCGTTCTTCGTTCCGAAGCTACGCGTCAAACAGGATGCGGTCCCCGGATCGATTATCCCCATCAAATTCGAAGTCACCAAACCCGGTGAATATGAGCTGCTTTGTGCGGAGCTGTGTGGCTGGGGCCATTACAAGATGGGAGCGAAACTCATCGGCCGGAACACCCAGGGCCATGCCGCTGCGATCGAAAAAATGAGGCATGACCAAGAATACGACGGCATCACGCAACCTGCCGATTCCGTCGTTGACCAAACGGAATCCACAACGCGGATGGCGCGAACGAACTAA